One genomic segment of Pseudomonas fortuita includes these proteins:
- a CDS encoding amino acid ABC transporter substrate-binding protein — protein sequence MKMLKTTLAVLTAAAALGAVSNAQAGATLDAVKKKGFVQCGVSDGLPGFSVPDAQGKIVGIDADVCRAVAAAVFGDATKVKFSQLNAKERFTALQSGEVDVLSRNTTWTSSRDAGMGLVFAGVTYYDGVGFLVNKKLGVSSAKELDGATICIQAGTTTELNVSDFFRANNLKYTPITFDTSDESAKSLESGRCDVLTSDKSQLFAQRSKLAAPTDYVVLPETISKEPLGPVVRKGDEEWFSIVKWTLFAMLNAEEAGITSKNVEAEAKGTKNPDVARLLGADGEYGKDLKLPKDWVVQIVKQVGNYGEVFEKNLGQSTDLKIDRGMNALWNNGGIQYAPPVR from the coding sequence ATGAAGATGTTGAAAACCACCCTGGCAGTCCTGACCGCTGCCGCCGCACTGGGCGCCGTGAGCAATGCCCAGGCCGGCGCCACCCTCGATGCGGTCAAGAAGAAGGGCTTCGTCCAGTGTGGCGTGAGCGACGGTCTTCCGGGCTTCTCGGTACCTGATGCGCAAGGCAAGATCGTCGGTATCGACGCCGATGTCTGCCGCGCCGTGGCCGCTGCCGTGTTCGGCGACGCGACCAAGGTCAAGTTCAGCCAGCTCAACGCCAAGGAACGCTTCACCGCCCTGCAGTCGGGCGAGGTCGACGTGCTGTCGCGCAACACCACCTGGACCAGCTCGCGCGATGCCGGCATGGGCCTGGTGTTTGCCGGTGTCACCTACTACGACGGGGTTGGCTTCCTGGTCAACAAGAAGCTGGGTGTATCCAGCGCCAAAGAGCTCGATGGCGCAACCATCTGTATCCAGGCCGGTACCACCACCGAGTTGAACGTGTCGGACTTCTTCCGCGCCAATAACCTGAAGTACACCCCGATCACCTTCGACACCTCGGACGAAAGCGCCAAGTCGCTGGAGTCGGGCCGTTGCGACGTGCTGACCTCGGACAAGTCGCAGCTGTTTGCCCAGCGTTCCAAGCTGGCCGCGCCGACCGACTACGTGGTACTGCCGGAAACCATCTCCAAGGAGCCACTGGGCCCGGTGGTGCGCAAAGGCGACGAGGAGTGGTTCAGCATCGTCAAGTGGACCCTGTTCGCCATGCTCAACGCCGAAGAGGCAGGCATCACCTCGAAAAATGTCGAGGCCGAAGCCAAGGGCACCAAAAACCCTGACGTCGCCCGCCTGTTGGGTGCGGATGGTGAGTACGGCAAGGACCTCAAGCTGCCCAAAGACTGGGTAGTACAGATCGTCAAGCAAGTCGGCAACTACGGTGAAGTGTTCGAGAAGAACCTGGGCCAGAGCACCGACCTGAAGATCGACCGTGGCATGAACGCCCTGTGGAACAACGGCGGCATCCAGTACGCGCCACCCGTGCGCTGA
- a CDS encoding alpha/beta hydrolase, translated as MTNPLILEPQKTADACVIWLHGLGADRYDFLPVAEFMQERLLSTRFIMPQAPTRPVTINGGYAMPSWYDIKAMTPARAIDEAQLEASAEQVVALIKAEQAKGINLSRIFLAGFSQGGAVVLHTAYIKWQEALGGVIALSTYAPTFNDQHQLSACQQRTPALCLHGVHDPVVIPSMGRTAFEYLNTWGVAARWHEYPMEHEVVVEELNDIYEWLSKQLQ; from the coding sequence ATGACCAACCCGCTGATTCTCGAACCACAGAAAACCGCTGATGCCTGTGTGATCTGGTTGCACGGTTTGGGGGCCGACCGTTACGACTTCCTACCGGTAGCCGAATTCATGCAGGAGCGCCTGCTCAGCACCCGGTTCATCATGCCCCAGGCCCCGACCCGGCCAGTCACCATAAATGGCGGTTATGCCATGCCCAGCTGGTATGACATCAAGGCCATGACCCCGGCCCGCGCCATTGACGAAGCGCAGCTGGAAGCGTCAGCCGAGCAAGTGGTTGCCCTGATCAAGGCCGAGCAGGCCAAAGGCATCAACCTGTCCCGTATCTTCCTGGCCGGTTTTTCCCAAGGTGGCGCGGTGGTGCTGCACACTGCCTATATAAAGTGGCAAGAAGCACTGGGTGGGGTGATTGCCCTGTCCACCTATGCCCCCACCTTCAACGACCAGCACCAGTTGAGTGCCTGCCAACAGCGCACCCCGGCCCTGTGCCTGCATGGCGTGCATGACCCGGTGGTGATCCCGTCCATGGGCCGCACCGCTTTCGAGTACCTGAACACCTGGGGCGTCGCCGCCCGCTGGCACGAATACCCGATGGAACACGAAGTGGTGGTCGAAGAACTGAACGACATCTACGAATGGTTGAGCAAACAGCTGCAATAG
- the rhlB gene encoding ATP-dependent RNA helicase RhlB, which yields MLKALKKIFGKGDAAPHAVAPAASVAPPAPAPASEARPAAKPAVAHANPAPKAEQPAAATPPADKAAKDKPRRERKPKPQASLWKPEDFVVEPQEGKTRFHDFKLSNELMHAIHDLGFPYCTPIQAQVLGYTLRGQDAIGRAQTGTGKTAAFLISIISQLQQTPPPKERYMGEPRALIIAPTRELVVQIAKDAVALTKYTGLNVMSFVGGMDFDKQLKALEARHCDILVATPGRLLDFNQRGEVHLDMVEVMVLDEADRMLDMGFIPQVRQIIRQTPPKSERQTLLFSATFTDDVMNLAKQWTTNPAIVEIEPENVASETVEQHVYAVAGSDKYKLLYNLVTQNNWERVMVFANRKDEVRRIEEKLVRDGINAAQLSGDVPQHKRIRTLENFREGRITVLVATDVAGRGIHIDGISHVINFTLPEDPDDYVHRIGRTGRAGASGVSISFAGEDDSYQLPAIEELLGRKIKCEMPPDELLKPVPRKHH from the coding sequence GTGCTCAAAGCACTCAAGAAAATATTCGGCAAGGGAGACGCCGCGCCACACGCCGTTGCTCCTGCTGCCAGCGTGGCACCGCCTGCGCCCGCACCCGCCAGCGAGGCCCGGCCCGCAGCAAAACCGGCCGTAGCGCATGCCAACCCCGCCCCAAAGGCTGAACAACCCGCTGCTGCTACGCCACCTGCCGACAAAGCGGCCAAGGACAAACCGCGTCGCGAGCGCAAGCCCAAGCCACAGGCCAGCCTGTGGAAACCGGAAGACTTCGTGGTCGAGCCGCAGGAAGGCAAGACCCGCTTCCACGACTTCAAGCTGTCCAACGAGCTGATGCACGCCATCCACGACCTGGGCTTCCCGTACTGCACGCCGATCCAGGCGCAGGTGCTGGGGTATACCCTGCGTGGTCAGGACGCCATTGGCCGGGCCCAGACAGGTACCGGCAAGACTGCGGCGTTCCTGATCTCGATCATTTCCCAACTGCAGCAGACGCCACCGCCCAAGGAACGCTACATGGGCGAGCCACGCGCGCTGATCATCGCCCCTACCCGCGAGCTGGTGGTGCAGATCGCCAAGGACGCCGTGGCGCTGACCAAGTACACCGGCCTGAACGTCATGAGCTTTGTTGGCGGCATGGACTTCGACAAGCAGCTCAAAGCCCTTGAAGCACGCCACTGCGACATCCTGGTGGCCACCCCGGGCCGCCTGCTGGACTTCAACCAGCGCGGCGAAGTGCACCTGGACATGGTCGAGGTGATGGTGCTGGACGAAGCCGACCGCATGCTCGACATGGGTTTCATCCCACAGGTGCGCCAGATCATTCGCCAGACACCACCGAAAAGCGAGCGCCAGACCCTGCTGTTCTCCGCCACCTTCACCGACGACGTGATGAACCTGGCGAAGCAGTGGACCACCAACCCGGCCATCGTCGAGATCGAGCCGGAAAACGTGGCCAGCGAAACGGTCGAGCAGCACGTGTATGCAGTGGCGGGTAGCGACAAATACAAGCTGCTGTACAACCTGGTGACCCAGAACAACTGGGAACGGGTGATGGTGTTTGCCAACCGCAAGGACGAAGTGCGGCGCATCGAGGAAAAACTGGTGCGCGACGGCATCAATGCCGCCCAGCTGTCGGGCGATGTGCCCCAGCACAAGCGCATCCGCACCCTGGAAAACTTCCGCGAAGGGCGCATCACGGTGCTGGTGGCCACCGACGTGGCCGGGCGTGGCATCCATATCGATGGTATCAGCCACGTGATCAACTTCACCCTGCCAGAAGACCCGGACGACTACGTGCACCGCATTGGCCGTACCGGCCGCGCGGGGGCCAGTGGCGTGTCGATCAGTTTTGCCGGGGAGGATGACTCGTACCAGTTGCCGGCGATCGAAGAGCTGCTGGGGCGCAAGATCAAGTGCGAAATGCCGCCCGATGAACTGCTAAAGCCGGTGCCGCGCAAACACCACTGA
- the moaE gene encoding molybdopterin synthase catalytic subunit MoaE, with translation MAVRVQHGAFDPGAEVNAMHAANVGVGAVVGFVGYVRDFNDGREVAGMFLEHYPGMTEKALAKIVVEAEQRWPLLKVEVLHRIGALEPGEPIVFVGVASAHRQAAFEACNFIMDYLKTRAPFWKKENTQEGPRWVEGKQSDQDAAGRW, from the coding sequence ATGGCAGTGCGAGTGCAACACGGCGCGTTCGACCCAGGGGCCGAGGTGAATGCCATGCATGCGGCCAATGTTGGCGTGGGCGCGGTGGTCGGTTTTGTTGGCTATGTGCGGGATTTCAACGATGGCCGCGAAGTGGCGGGGATGTTCCTTGAGCACTACCCGGGCATGACCGAAAAGGCGCTGGCCAAGATCGTGGTCGAGGCCGAGCAGCGCTGGCCGTTGCTCAAGGTGGAGGTTTTGCACCGCATCGGTGCGCTGGAACCGGGCGAGCCGATCGTGTTTGTTGGCGTGGCCAGTGCCCATCGGCAGGCGGCGTTCGAGGCCTGCAACTTCATCATGGACTACCTGAAGACCCGGGCGCCGTTCTGGAAGAAGGAAAATACCCAGGAAGGGCCGCGGTGGGTTGAAGGCAAGCAGAGTGACCAGGATGCGGCGGGGCGCTGGTAG
- a CDS encoding MoaD/ThiS family protein gives MKVKVMYFARYRELLGVDGERVEGAFKVLDDVRQALVGKGGHYAVLAEQNLMCARNEELCKLDEPLQEGDEVAFFPPVTGG, from the coding sequence ATGAAGGTCAAGGTGATGTACTTCGCCCGCTACCGCGAACTGCTGGGTGTGGATGGCGAGCGTGTAGAGGGCGCGTTCAAGGTGCTGGACGATGTGCGCCAGGCCCTGGTGGGCAAGGGTGGGCACTATGCGGTGCTGGCTGAGCAGAACCTGATGTGCGCGCGCAACGAAGAGCTGTGCAAGCTCGATGAGCCACTGCAAGAGGGTGATGAAGTGGCGTTCTTCCCGCCGGTGACCGGAGGCTGA
- the moaC gene encoding cyclic pyranopterin monophosphate synthase MoaC: MLTHLDSQGRANMVDVTEKAVTEREATAEARVRMLPQTLQMIVDGEHPKGDVFAVARIAGIQAAKKTSDLIPLCHPLMLTSVKVELSAEGQDAVRIVARCKLAGQTGVEMEALTAASVAALTIYDMCKAVDKGMVIEQVRLLEKLGGKSGHYKVQA, encoded by the coding sequence GTGCTGACACATCTTGATTCCCAGGGGCGGGCCAACATGGTCGACGTCACTGAAAAGGCCGTGACCGAGCGCGAGGCCACTGCCGAGGCGCGGGTGCGCATGTTGCCGCAGACCTTGCAGATGATCGTCGACGGGGAGCATCCCAAGGGCGACGTGTTCGCCGTGGCGCGCATTGCCGGGATCCAGGCGGCGAAGAAGACCAGCGACCTGATCCCGCTTTGCCACCCGCTGATGCTGACCAGCGTCAAGGTCGAGCTCAGTGCCGAGGGCCAGGACGCCGTGCGGATTGTCGCCCGTTGCAAGCTGGCCGGGCAGACCGGCGTGGAGATGGAGGCGCTGACCGCTGCCAGCGTTGCCGCGCTGACGATCTATGACATGTGCAAGGCTGTGGACAAGGGCATGGTCATCGAACAGGTACGCCTGCTGGAAAAGCTCGGCGGCAAAAGTGGCCACTACAAGGTGCAGGCATGA
- a CDS encoding PhoH family protein codes for MDDQGRNPSSSKPILYVLDTNVLIHDPNALLNFEEHHVAIPMTVLEELDKLKTGKQTIAAECRQAIRLIDQTLGDASPNDVEQGVPIQRNKSGPKGFLSILMTPRNEPNKLLPETLNDNIIINQLLEVRARRTDLDVVLVTKDINMRLKARACGIAAEDYSTDQLVDDVSLLSKGYHSVTGSFWDRVSKVDTRQERGRTWHRVQMIDNLPAVHINEFIIDEQGFVGWIKGIRNDELLLLDLHQEPLLHQEAWGLKPRDIHQSLALFALLDPDIHLVNLTGAAGSGKTILALAAAIEQTMVSKRYRRIIATRSVQGLDQEIGFLPGTEAEKMEPWLGAITDNLEALHMDDESTHGSVEYILERVPLQFKSLNYIRGRSFQQSLILIDECQNLTPHQMKTIITRAGSGSKVVCLGNLAQIDTPYLSATSSGLTYLTERFKDFPHGVHITLQGVPRSVLAEYAESHL; via the coding sequence ATGGATGACCAAGGACGCAACCCTTCCTCCAGCAAGCCAATCCTGTATGTGCTCGATACCAACGTCCTGATTCACGACCCCAACGCATTACTCAACTTCGAGGAGCACCACGTCGCCATTCCGATGACGGTGCTGGAGGAACTCGACAAGCTCAAGACCGGCAAACAGACCATCGCCGCCGAATGCCGCCAGGCCATCCGCCTGATCGACCAGACCCTCGGCGACGCCTCGCCCAACGATGTCGAGCAGGGCGTACCGATCCAGCGCAACAAGAGCGGGCCCAAGGGGTTTCTGTCCATCCTGATGACCCCGCGCAACGAGCCGAACAAGCTGCTGCCGGAAACCCTCAACGACAACATCATCATCAACCAGCTGCTCGAAGTACGGGCGCGGCGCACCGACCTGGACGTGGTGCTGGTCACCAAAGACATCAACATGCGCCTCAAGGCGCGCGCCTGTGGCATTGCGGCCGAGGATTACAGCACCGACCAGCTGGTCGACGACGTGTCCTTGTTGTCCAAGGGCTACCATTCGGTCACCGGTTCGTTCTGGGACCGCGTCAGCAAGGTCGATACCCGCCAGGAGCGCGGCCGCACCTGGCATCGGGTGCAGATGATCGACAACCTGCCTGCGGTGCACATCAACGAGTTCATTATCGATGAGCAGGGCTTTGTCGGCTGGATCAAGGGCATCCGCAACGATGAGCTGCTGTTGCTCGACCTGCACCAGGAGCCACTGCTGCACCAGGAAGCCTGGGGGCTGAAGCCTCGTGACATCCACCAGAGCCTGGCACTGTTTGCCCTGCTCGACCCGGATATCCACCTGGTCAACCTGACCGGCGCAGCCGGGTCCGGCAAAACCATTCTGGCCCTGGCCGCAGCCATCGAGCAGACCATGGTCAGCAAGCGCTACCGGCGCATCATCGCTACCCGCAGCGTGCAGGGGCTGGACCAGGAGATCGGCTTCCTGCCGGGTACCGAGGCCGAGAAGATGGAGCCGTGGCTGGGCGCCATCACCGATAACCTCGAAGCTTTGCACATGGATGACGAAAGCACCCATGGCAGCGTGGAGTACATCCTCGAGCGCGTGCCACTGCAGTTCAAGTCGCTGAACTACATCCGAGGCCGTAGCTTCCAGCAGAGCCTGATCCTGATCGACGAGTGCCAGAACCTGACGCCGCACCAGATGAAAACCATCATCACCCGTGCCGGCTCCGGGTCCAAGGTGGTCTGCCTGGGTAACCTGGCGCAGATCGACACCCCCTACCTGTCCGCGACCAGCTCGGGCCTGACCTACCTGACCGAGCGCTTCAAGGACTTCCCCCACGGCGTGCACATCACCCTGCAGGGCGTGCCCCGCTCGGTGCTGGCCGAGTACGCCGAGTCGCATCTGTAA
- a CDS encoding polysaccharide deacetylase family protein: protein MRIAFALLAALLSLAVQAAPSPQVSLDRSLWPEQLNSPALFDVASRAEILSFAQVLHESELLDDAALAARLGLRQINLQKVRLVRARLWQRLWQGYEQAQRSCEQDASFCYPVTSMADLRTQAATFAADVGTFYTNWIEPSHQFHVRYLDEQLRKAALLPQTSSEVERLSARERTGDELNDRMFLLTFVGGPGPEGGNTDLLADYLRRQKLQATFFVLGNRLQQRRDAGAANALRQLYRGQCVGIQGWEYRSHAQWTGWQDSLRRSQARVQADLPAQYVPLFRPPYGQRRADGEAFMARQQLRVSLWDIDALDDGALSAEASAQRVLTLMLLWRKGVIQLHDSLPKAQPAVEWLLRNTAQSGIGWADCREYAYREQGYDF from the coding sequence GTGCGCATTGCCTTTGCCTTGCTGGCCGCGCTGCTGAGCCTTGCCGTGCAAGCCGCCCCTTCACCCCAGGTAAGCCTGGATCGCAGCCTGTGGCCCGAGCAACTGAACAGCCCGGCGCTGTTCGATGTGGCTTCGCGGGCCGAGATCCTCTCGTTTGCGCAGGTACTGCATGAAAGCGAGTTGCTGGACGACGCGGCGCTGGCGGCGCGGCTAGGCTTGCGGCAGATCAACCTGCAAAAGGTGCGTCTTGTGCGCGCGCGCCTGTGGCAGCGCCTGTGGCAGGGGTATGAGCAGGCGCAGCGCAGCTGCGAGCAGGATGCCTCATTCTGCTACCCGGTAACTTCAATGGCAGATTTACGTACGCAGGCAGCAACGTTCGCGGCCGATGTCGGCACGTTCTATACAAACTGGATTGAGCCGAGCCACCAGTTCCACGTGCGTTACCTGGACGAGCAGCTGCGCAAGGCCGCCTTGCTGCCGCAGACCAGCAGCGAGGTGGAGCGGCTGTCTGCGCGGGAGCGCACTGGCGATGAACTGAACGACCGTATGTTCTTGCTGACCTTTGTCGGCGGACCAGGGCCAGAGGGTGGTAACACCGATCTGCTTGCCGACTACCTGCGCCGGCAAAAGCTTCAAGCTACATTCTTCGTGCTGGGCAACCGCTTGCAGCAACGTCGTGACGCCGGGGCGGCAAATGCCTTGCGCCAGCTCTACCGCGGGCAGTGTGTAGGCATCCAAGGCTGGGAATACCGTTCCCATGCCCAATGGACGGGCTGGCAGGACTCGCTGCGGCGTAGCCAGGCACGGGTGCAGGCTGACCTGCCGGCACAGTACGTGCCGTTGTTCCGGCCACCGTATGGGCAGCGCCGGGCCGATGGCGAGGCGTTCATGGCCCGCCAGCAACTGCGCGTGTCGTTGTGGGATATCGATGCCCTGGACGATGGCGCGCTGAGCGCAGAGGCCTCTGCGCAGCGGGTGCTGACCCTGATGCTGTTGTGGCGCAAGGGCGTGATCCAGCTCCATGACAGCCTGCCCAAGGCTCAGCCAGCGGTAGAGTGGTTGCTGCGAAATACTGCCCAGAGCGGCATCGGCTGGGCGGATTGCCGGGAATATGCTTATCGCGAACAGGGGTATGACTTCTGA
- the yaaA gene encoding peroxide stress protein YaaA, whose amino-acid sequence MLTVISPAKTLDYDTKPVTERFTLPQYLDDSQVLIQQLRELSPAQISELMHLSDKLAGLNAARFGSWTPDFTPANAKQALLAFKGDVYTGLDAESLGEDDFSYAQDHLRMLSGLYGLLRPLDLMQPYRLEMGTKLANARGKDLYAFWGTRISEWLNQALAEQGDDVLLNLASNEYFSAVKRSALKARVINVDFKDLKSGQYKIISFYAKKARGMMSRFVIQQRISDPEQLKQFDVQGYYYSAEQSKADHLVFLRDHPSD is encoded by the coding sequence ATGCTGACGGTGATTTCACCCGCCAAGACCCTCGACTACGACACCAAGCCTGTGACCGAACGTTTCACCCTGCCCCAGTACCTGGACGACTCACAGGTACTGATCCAGCAGCTGCGCGAGCTGTCGCCTGCGCAGATCAGCGAACTGATGCACCTGTCCGACAAGCTCGCGGGCCTGAACGCCGCCCGCTTCGGCAGCTGGACCCCGGACTTCACCCCGGCCAATGCCAAGCAGGCACTGCTGGCGTTCAAGGGTGATGTGTACACCGGCCTCGACGCAGAGAGCCTGGGCGAGGACGACTTCAGCTACGCGCAAGACCACCTGCGCATGCTTTCGGGTCTGTACGGCCTGCTGCGTCCGCTGGACCTGATGCAACCCTATCGCCTGGAAATGGGCACCAAGCTGGCCAACGCCCGCGGCAAGGACTTGTATGCCTTCTGGGGCACACGCATCAGTGAATGGCTGAACCAGGCCCTGGCCGAACAAGGCGATGACGTGCTGCTGAACCTGGCCAGCAACGAGTACTTCAGTGCAGTGAAACGCAGCGCACTGAAGGCCCGAGTGATCAATGTCGACTTCAAGGACTTGAAGAGCGGTCAGTACAAGATCATCAGCTTTTACGCCAAGAAAGCCCGCGGCATGATGAGCCGCTTCGTTATCCAGCAGCGCATCAGCGACCCGGAACAGCTCAAGCAGTTCGATGTGCAGGGGTACTACTACAGTGCCGAGCAGTCAAAGGCTGATCATCTGGTGTTTTTGCGGGATCATCCCTCGGATTGA
- a CDS encoding nucleotide sugar dehydrogenase: MRISIFGLGYVGAVCAGCLTARGHEVIGVDVSSTKIDLINQGKSPIVEPGLEALLQQGIANGRLRGTTDFAEAIRASDVSMICVGTPSKKNGDLGLEYIESVCREIGYVLRDTTRRHTIVVRSTVLPGTVKNVVIPILEDCSGKQAGVDFGVAVNPEFLRESTAIKDYDQPPMTVIGELDSASGDILQALYEELDAPVIRKPIEVAEMIKYTCNVWHATKVTFANEIGNIAKAVGVDGREVMDVVCQDTVLNLSQYYMRPGFAFGGSCLPKDVRALTYRAASLDVRAPLLDSLMRSNESQVQNAFELIEAHDKRKVALLGLSFKAGTDDLRESPLVELAERLIGKGYQLDIFDENVQYARMHGANKDYIESKIPHVSSLLNADLQQVIDNADIIVLGNRDEQFRTLAQQAPAGKQVIDLVGFMSKPSSTTSRTEGICW; this comes from the coding sequence ATGCGTATCAGCATCTTTGGTTTGGGTTATGTGGGTGCAGTCTGTGCAGGCTGCCTGACGGCGCGTGGCCATGAAGTGATCGGTGTGGACGTGTCCAGCACCAAGATTGACCTGATCAACCAGGGCAAGTCGCCCATCGTCGAACCTGGCCTGGAAGCACTGCTGCAACAGGGCATCGCCAATGGCCGTCTGCGCGGCACTACCGACTTCGCCGAAGCCATCCGCGCCAGCGACGTTTCGATGATCTGCGTGGGTACGCCCAGCAAGAAGAACGGCGACCTGGGCCTGGAGTACATTGAGTCGGTATGCCGTGAGATCGGCTACGTACTGCGTGACACCACCCGCCGTCACACCATCGTGGTGCGCAGCACCGTGCTGCCGGGTACCGTCAAGAACGTGGTCATCCCGATCCTCGAAGACTGCTCGGGCAAACAAGCCGGCGTCGACTTCGGCGTCGCGGTAAACCCGGAATTCCTGCGTGAAAGCACCGCGATCAAGGACTACGACCAGCCCCCGATGACCGTCATCGGCGAACTGGACAGCGCCAGTGGCGACATCCTGCAAGCCCTGTACGAAGAACTCGACGCCCCGGTCATCCGCAAGCCGATCGAAGTGGCCGAGATGATCAAGTACACCTGCAACGTGTGGCACGCCACCAAAGTCACCTTCGCCAACGAAATCGGCAACATCGCCAAAGCGGTAGGCGTTGATGGGCGTGAAGTGATGGACGTGGTCTGCCAGGACACGGTACTGAACCTGTCCCAGTACTACATGCGCCCAGGCTTTGCCTTCGGCGGCTCATGCCTGCCCAAGGACGTGCGCGCCCTCACCTACCGTGCCGCCAGCCTGGACGTGCGCGCCCCGCTGCTCGACTCGCTGATGCGCAGCAACGAATCGCAGGTGCAAAACGCCTTCGAACTGATCGAAGCCCACGACAAGCGCAAGGTCGCCCTGCTTGGCCTGAGCTTCAAGGCCGGTACCGATGACCTGCGCGAAAGCCCGCTGGTAGAACTGGCCGAGCGCCTGATCGGCAAGGGCTACCAGTTGGACATCTTTGACGAGAACGTTCAGTACGCCCGCATGCATGGCGCCAACAAGGACTACATCGAGTCGAAGATCCCGCACGTGTCGTCGCTGCTCAATGCCGATCTCCAGCAGGTGATCGACAACGCCGACATCATCGTCCTGGGCAACCGTGACGAGCAGTTCCGCACGCTGGCCCAGCAAGCGCCAGCCGGCAAGCAGGTGATCGACCTGGTCGGCTTCATGAGCAAACCGAGCAGCACCACCAGCCGTACCGAAGGCATCTGCTGGTAA
- a CDS encoding glycosyltransferase family 2 protein — MQRLQTVLLQCAGWLLYMSLLMLIALALPADIFDSQSKHFIFLVGAVGIWRYSMGATHFIRGMIFLYGVYPYLRRKVQKMGDATDPSHVYLMVTSFRIEALTTAQVYSSVIREAINCGFPTTVVCSLVEMSDELLVKSLWAKYNPPAHVKLDIVRIAGTGKRDGLAYGFRAISRMLPDENAVVAVIDGDTVLADGVVRKTVPWFKLFPNVGGLTTNEFCEVRGGYIMSEWHKLRFAQRHINMCSMALSKRVLTMTGRMSMFRASVVTNPEFIADVESDSLMHWRLGRFKFLTGDDKSSWFSLMRLGYDTFYVPDAAINTVEHPPEKSFFKASRKLMYRWYGNNLRQNSRALGLGLRRLGLFTSIVLFDQRVSMWTSLLGLTVAVIASLKFGLAFLLVYLLWIGITRLILTIMLLCSGHNVGPAYPLILYYNQIIGALMKIYVFFRLDKQSWTRQPTALKRDLASFQQWFNTWSSRTMTFSAASIFVAVLFMVV; from the coding sequence ATGCAAAGGCTCCAGACCGTGCTGTTGCAGTGCGCCGGGTGGCTGCTCTACATGAGCCTGCTCATGCTGATCGCCCTGGCCCTGCCAGCCGATATCTTCGACTCGCAATCGAAGCACTTCATATTCCTGGTCGGCGCAGTCGGCATCTGGCGCTATTCCATGGGCGCCACCCATTTCATCCGCGGCATGATCTTTCTTTACGGCGTGTACCCGTACCTGCGCCGCAAGGTGCAGAAAATGGGCGATGCCACCGACCCATCGCATGTCTACCTGATGGTGACCAGCTTCCGTATCGAGGCACTGACCACGGCCCAGGTTTACAGCTCGGTGATTCGCGAGGCGATCAACTGTGGCTTCCCTACCACCGTGGTCTGCTCGCTGGTGGAGATGTCCGATGAACTGCTGGTGAAAAGCCTGTGGGCCAAGTACAACCCGCCGGCCCATGTGAAACTGGACATCGTGCGCATTGCCGGTACCGGCAAACGCGATGGCCTGGCCTACGGCTTCCGCGCCATCTCGCGCATGCTGCCGGACGAAAACGCCGTGGTGGCCGTGATCGACGGCGACACCGTGCTGGCCGATGGTGTGGTACGCAAGACCGTGCCGTGGTTCAAGCTGTTCCCCAACGTCGGCGGCCTGACCACCAACGAGTTCTGCGAAGTGCGCGGCGGCTACATCATGAGCGAGTGGCACAAGCTGCGCTTCGCCCAGCGCCACATCAACATGTGCTCCATGGCCCTGTCCAAGCGCGTGCTGACCATGACCGGGCGCATGTCGATGTTCCGCGCAAGCGTGGTGACCAACCCTGAGTTCATCGCCGACGTTGAAAGCGACTCGCTGATGCACTGGCGCCTGGGCCGCTTCAAGTTCCTTACCGGTGACGACAAATCCAGCTGGTTCAGCCTGATGCGCCTGGGCTACGACACCTTCTACGTGCCGGACGCTGCCATCAACACGGTCGAGCACCCACCAGAAAAGAGCTTCTTCAAGGCCAGCCGCAAGCTGATGTACCGCTGGTACGGCAACAACCTGCGGCAGAACTCCCGTGCATTGGGCCTGGGCCTGCGCCGCCTCGGGCTGTTCACCAGCATCGTTCTGTTCGACCAGCGCGTGTCGATGTGGACCAGCCTGCTAGGGCTGACGGTGGCGGTGATCGCCAGCCTCAAGTTCGGCCTGGCCTTCCTGCTGGTGTACCTGCTGTGGATCGGCATCACCCGCCTGATCCTCACCATCATGCTGCTGTGCTCCGGCCACAACGTAGGCCCGGCCTACCCGCTGATTCTCTATTACAACCAGATCATCGGCGCGCTGATGAAGATCTACGTGTTCTTCCGCCTCGACAAGCAGTCGTGGACGCGTCAGCCCACTGCCCTCAAGCGTGACCTCGCCAGCTTTCAACAATGGTTCAACACCTGGTCCTCGCGGACCATGACCTTCTCGGCTGCCAGCATCTTCGTTGCTGTGCTGTTCATGGTCGTGTGA